One segment of Toxotes jaculatrix isolate fToxJac2 chromosome 8, fToxJac2.pri, whole genome shotgun sequence DNA contains the following:
- the LOC121185743 gene encoding uncharacterized protein LOC121185743 translates to MPWRCCVPGCKSYDEAKSMGVVFHGLPTRDPQRCRTWLTAIQNPRYDENTPVSKYSGVRVCSLHFKAEDYEEDFRAKILNIAPKPTLKSGAVPSVFPGRGQGERGGTDPAPPAPKRTRTQTTCGAAGSSAQSPPAAGSDESFCIVVSVDPLDDSSFHSEPEFSSVTTSDESDEDSDKDCTVVYNQKLMELFRMCQTCGQPIAEKEVFHSGAQMRVKWSCDGGHSGMWKSSPHLRDVLP, encoded by the exons ATGCCGTGGAGATGCTGTGTTCCCGGGTGTAAAAGCTACGATGAGGCGAAGTCGATGGGCGTCGTGTTTCACGGATTACCGACCAGAGACCCGCAGCGCTGCAGAACATGGCTGACGGCGATCCAGAACCCCAGGTACGACGAGAACACACCGGTCTCTAAGTACAGCGGCGTCCGGGTGTGCAGCCTGCACTTCAAAGCCGAGGACTACGAGGAGGATTTCCGAGCTAAAATACTCAACATCGCGCCAAAGCCGACGTTGAAGAGCGGCGCTGTGCCGTCAGTGTTCCCCGGGAGAGGGCAGGGTGAGCGCGGCGGCACAGATCCAGCTCCCCCGGCTCCAAAAAGAACCAGAACTCAG ACGACCTGTGGAGCTGCAGGCAGCTCGGCACAGTCGCCTCCAGCAGCCGGGTCCGATGAAAGCTTCTGCATCGTGGTGTCCGTCGACCCGCTGGACGACAGCAGCTTCCACTCCGAGCCAGAGTTCAGCTCAGTAACCACATCTGATGAGTCTGACGAAGACTCCGACAAAGACTGTACGGTCGTTTACAACCAGAAGCTGATGGAGCTGTTCAGGATGTGCCAGACGTGTGGGCAGCCCATAGCGGAGAAGGAGGTGTTCCACTCCGGAGCACAGATGAGGGTGAAGTGGAGCTGTGACGGCGGACACTCTGGGATGTGGAAGTCGTCGCCTCACCTGAGAGACGTGCTGCCATAA
- the LOC121186186 gene encoding B-cell receptor CD22-like: MAFWNKRMPWGFLLLLAGAVGQTVNYPRPVCAVETSTVTLPCTFTPLRSFIQSGREVLLEIVRVRWCKNHLICQGNTPSVYDSNSETNDPRYQYLGDKKGNCTLQIRDLRPEDSATFRFRMEVNHPEGQFTGQSGVTVTVVDETEMRIISSSGESVMREGQTVTLHCTANCTFHQLEVTWFRDDHALPASGPALQLGPLTAGDSGNYTCGLKNNLKNRSLTYTLHVEAGEEGIKLDILTVAHLALIAVHTALVTTVACIVIRRTRVCRTGTGQQQTDVKIQLSGQRTGVSDSAQE; encoded by the exons ATGGCGTTCTGGAACAAAAGGATGCCTTGGGGCTTTCTGTTACTGCTGGCTG GTGCTGTGGGTCAAACTGTGAATTATCCACgtcctgtctgtgctgtggaAACATCGACTGTCACCCTCCCCTGCACCTTCACACCACTCAGGTCCTTCATTCAGAGTGGAAGAGAAGTTTTACTGGAGATCGTCAGAGTCCGCTGGTGCAAGAATCATCTCATTTGTCAGGGAAACACTCCGTCTGTGTACGACAGCAACTCTGAGACCAACGACCCTCGCTACCAATACCTGGGAGACAAGAAGGGAAACTGCACTTTACAGATCAGAGATCTACGGCCTGAGGACTCAGCAACGTTTCGCTTCAGGATGGAAGTCAATCATCCTGAAGGACAATTTACTGGACAGTCAGGAGTGACTGTCACAGTTGTTG ATGAGACTGAAATGAGAATAATCAGCTCCAGTGGTGAGAGCGTGATGAGAGAGGGTCAAACAgtcacactgcactgcactgcaaacTGCACTTTCCACCAACTGGAGGTCACCTGGTTCAGAGATGACCACGCCCTCCCCGCATCTGGCCCCGCCCTCCAGCTTGGCCCTCTGACTGCAGGGGATTCTGGGAACTACACCTGTGGTTTGAAGAACAACTTGAAGAACCGCTCCCTGACGTACACGCTGCACGTGGAGGCCGGAGAGGAAG GAATCAAACTGGACATCCTGACGGTCGCCCATCTGGCTCTAATCGCTGTGCACACGGCGCTCGTTACCACAGTGGCATGCATCGTCATCAGAAG GACTCGTGTTTGCAGGACAGGGACAggtcagcagcagacagacgtGAAAATACAG CTCAGCGGGCAAAGGACAGGAGTCAGTGATTCAGCACAAGAATAA